Proteins co-encoded in one Trueperella abortisuis genomic window:
- a CDS encoding sensor histidine kinase, whose protein sequence is MSTLSRILSRDSHLNARQREWLHHLIGEWQIIADVTFSDLALYIRTESGAMTAAQARPATAATVHQFDFVGELMSAEEGALIRQAARSGQLLYAHDDDVDVRLVPVRFEGDVIAVLGVITAKFVDRVPMVLLANYETIAEALVNMVMTGEFPFDGSPSGYRHGTPRVTDGLIHVDTEGVVIYASPNANSNLRRLGVEKPLQGALLAQEVIELDGVTPVDEALPLVLMGRAAWMTEIERNDVVISFRAVPLLEHGERHGALVLCRDITELRRQERVLMSKDSTIREINHRVKNNLQTVSALLRMQSRRAGEGMTRAALETAQRRVATIAVVHEKLSQTIDEVVDFDQVFVPVMRMVRDVSVTEEPVVTTFEGTFGRVRAEEATALGVVMNEIISNAIEHGLPKGGRLDIRANRDGNHLHIEVADDGEGMGDHHPSGLGTQIVRTMVVSELRGKIEWCPREGGGTVVVLDLNIRGQVQLPS, encoded by the coding sequence GTGTCAACACTCTCCCGCATCCTCAGCCGTGATTCGCATCTGAACGCCCGTCAGCGTGAATGGCTCCACCACCTCATCGGCGAGTGGCAGATCATCGCTGACGTCACCTTCTCCGACCTCGCCCTCTACATTCGCACCGAATCCGGCGCCATGACGGCCGCGCAGGCTCGACCCGCCACCGCCGCCACCGTCCACCAGTTCGACTTCGTGGGCGAGCTCATGAGCGCCGAGGAGGGCGCGCTCATCAGGCAGGCGGCTCGAAGCGGCCAGCTCCTTTACGCTCACGACGACGACGTCGACGTCCGCCTCGTGCCCGTGCGCTTCGAGGGCGATGTCATCGCGGTGCTCGGGGTGATCACCGCCAAGTTCGTCGACCGGGTGCCCATGGTGCTCCTTGCCAACTACGAGACGATCGCGGAGGCGCTGGTCAACATGGTCATGACCGGGGAGTTCCCCTTCGACGGGTCGCCCTCGGGCTACCGGCACGGCACCCCGCGCGTGACGGACGGGCTTATTCACGTCGACACCGAGGGCGTGGTCATCTACGCCTCGCCCAACGCCAACTCCAACCTGCGCCGGCTTGGAGTGGAAAAGCCCCTCCAGGGGGCGTTGCTCGCCCAGGAAGTGATCGAGCTCGACGGCGTGACACCGGTGGACGAGGCCCTCCCGCTCGTCCTCATGGGGCGGGCCGCGTGGATGACGGAGATCGAGCGCAACGACGTCGTGATCTCCTTCCGCGCCGTGCCGCTGCTCGAACACGGCGAGCGCCACGGTGCGCTCGTGCTGTGCCGCGACATCACAGAGCTGCGCCGCCAGGAGCGGGTGCTGATGAGTAAGGACTCCACGATCCGCGAAATCAACCATCGTGTGAAGAACAACCTGCAGACGGTATCGGCGCTACTGCGGATGCAGTCGCGCCGTGCGGGGGAGGGGATGACGCGGGCTGCGCTCGAGACGGCGCAGCGGCGGGTGGCGACGATTGCGGTGGTCCACGAAAAGCTGTCCCAGACCATCGACGAGGTGGTCGACTTCGACCAGGTTTTCGTGCCGGTCATGCGGATGGTGCGCGACGTTAGCGTCACCGAGGAGCCGGTGGTCACCACCTTCGAGGGCACGTTTGGGCGGGTGCGGGCCGAGGAGGCCACCGCGCTGGGCGTGGTCATGAACGAGATCATCTCCAACGCCATCGAACACGGGCTGCCCAAGGGCGGCCGGCTCGATATCCGCGCCAACCGCGATGGCAACCACCTTCACATCGAGGTGGCCGACGACGGAGAGGGGATGGGCGATCACCACCCCTCCGGCCTAGGTACGCAGATCGTGCGGACCATGGTTGTCTCCGAGCTGAGGGGGAAGATCGAGTGGTGCCCCCGCGAGGGCGGTGGGACCGTGGTGGTGCTCGACCTCAACATCCGCGGGCAGGTTCAGCTGCCGTCGTAG
- a CDS encoding DUF2505 domain-containing protein → MKFVSETSYAGPLGLVLEALTSRELLLAREKAAGTEQMVEFAEDGATHSFRIQLAPEQIPAAARSFFPHGAKVFATATPVVQAEAGRVHGAKIPYIIDVSGAPVAGTLTFLLADTGATTAAKISGEVKVSVPFIGGLIEKKVVDHLGKVIAEDTKLVNAEVLRRRTEESQ, encoded by the coding sequence ATGAAGTTCGTTTCAGAAACAAGCTACGCCGGCCCCCTCGGCCTGGTGCTGGAGGCGCTGACGTCGCGCGAATTACTCCTCGCGCGGGAGAAAGCGGCGGGCACGGAACAGATGGTTGAGTTTGCTGAGGATGGCGCCACGCACTCCTTCCGCATCCAGCTAGCCCCGGAGCAGATCCCGGCGGCGGCGCGCTCCTTCTTCCCCCACGGCGCGAAGGTTTTCGCAACGGCGACGCCGGTGGTTCAGGCCGAGGCCGGGCGGGTTCATGGGGCGAAGATCCCCTACATCATCGACGTTTCGGGCGCCCCCGTTGCGGGCACCCTCACGTTCCTTCTCGCCGACACCGGGGCGACAACCGCGGCGAAGATCAGCGGCGAGGTCAAAGTCTCCGTGCCCTTTATCGGTGGTCTGATCGAGAAGAAGGTGGTAGACCATCTGGGTAAGGTGATCGCCGAGGACACGAAACTGGTCAACGCGGAGGTCCTGCGGCGGCGCACGGAGGAGAGTCAATGA
- a CDS encoding WhiB family transcriptional regulator has protein sequence MDWRHRAECLNEDPELFFPIGSSGPAMAQVERAKAVCLRCDVQEICLKWALDNNQDAGVWGGMSEDERRTLKRRTARVRR, from the coding sequence ATGGATTGGCGCCACCGCGCAGAATGCCTCAATGAGGACCCGGAGCTCTTCTTCCCGATCGGTTCCTCGGGTCCCGCCATGGCTCAGGTCGAGCGTGCGAAGGCCGTGTGCCTGCGCTGTGACGTTCAGGAGATCTGCCTGAAGTGGGCTCTCGACAACAATCAGGACGCCGGCGTGTGGGGCGGCATGTCGGAAGACGAGCGCCGCACGCTCAAGCGCCGCACGGCACGGGTGCGCCGCTAG